The proteins below are encoded in one region of Microbispora sp. NBC_01189:
- a CDS encoding lactate utilization protein B: MSVTFLGMPATRPFPRNAATAVRDSQLRFNLRKATRTIRARRASVVAEVPDWAALREAGRAIKDHTLRNLDRYLLRLEEAVTAAGGHVHWAADAAEANEIVAGLVKATGETEVVKVKSMATQEIGLNEALLDHGITAYETDLAELIVQLGDDRPSHILVPAIHRNRAEIREIFAGRMASWGRPAPEDLTDDPAALAEAARLHLRERFLKTKVAISGANFAIAETGTLVVLESEGNGRMCLTLPTTLISVVGIEKVLPSWRDLEVFLQLLPRSSTGERMNPYTSMWTGATEGQEFHLVLLDNGRTRVLADEVGRQALRCIRCSACLNVCPVYERTGGHAYGSVYPGPIGAILTPQLRGMSSELDRSLPYASSLCGACYDVCPVAIDIPSVLVDLRARAPHPWPERAGMAAAGWVLRRSGRLARMQRIGGRLRRLAPRRLPGPLAAWTDTRDLPEVPRESFRDWWDRTDGGRR; this comes from the coding sequence GTGAGCGTCACCTTCCTCGGGATGCCGGCGACGCGGCCCTTCCCCCGGAACGCCGCGACGGCCGTACGGGACTCGCAGTTGCGGTTCAACCTCCGCAAGGCGACCCGGACGATCAGGGCCAGGCGGGCGAGCGTGGTCGCGGAGGTGCCCGACTGGGCCGCGCTGCGCGAGGCCGGGCGGGCGATCAAGGACCACACCCTCCGCAACCTCGACCGATACCTGCTCCGGCTGGAGGAGGCCGTCACGGCGGCCGGGGGCCACGTGCACTGGGCCGCCGACGCGGCCGAGGCCAACGAGATCGTCGCCGGCCTGGTGAAGGCCACGGGCGAGACCGAGGTCGTGAAGGTCAAGTCGATGGCCACCCAGGAGATCGGCCTCAACGAGGCGCTGCTCGACCACGGCATCACGGCGTACGAGACCGACCTGGCCGAGCTCATCGTGCAACTGGGCGACGATCGGCCCTCGCACATCCTCGTCCCCGCGATCCACCGCAACCGCGCGGAGATCCGGGAGATCTTCGCCGGGCGCATGGCGAGCTGGGGCCGTCCCGCCCCGGAGGACCTGACCGACGACCCCGCGGCCCTGGCCGAGGCGGCCCGGCTGCACCTGCGCGAGCGTTTCCTGAAGACGAAGGTCGCGATCTCGGGGGCCAACTTCGCGATCGCGGAGACCGGCACCCTGGTCGTGCTGGAGTCGGAGGGCAACGGGCGGATGTGCCTCACGCTGCCGACCACCCTGATCAGCGTGGTCGGCATAGAGAAGGTGCTGCCGTCCTGGCGCGACCTGGAGGTCTTCCTGCAGCTCCTGCCCCGCAGCTCGACGGGCGAGCGGATGAACCCCTACACCTCGATGTGGACGGGCGCGACGGAGGGCCAGGAGTTCCATCTCGTGCTGCTCGACAACGGCCGCACCCGCGTCCTCGCCGACGAGGTGGGCCGCCAGGCGCTGCGCTGCATCCGCTGCTCGGCCTGCCTCAACGTCTGCCCGGTGTACGAGCGGACGGGCGGCCACGCCTACGGATCGGTCTACCCGGGGCCGATCGGGGCGATCCTGACGCCGCAGCTACGCGGCATGAGCTCCGAGCTGGACCGCTCGCTGCCGTACGCCTCCTCGCTGTGCGGCGCCTGTTACGACGTCTGCCCGGTGGCGATCGACATCCCGTCGGTGCTGGTCGACCTGCGCGCCCGCGCACCGCATCCCTGGCCGGAACGCGCCGGGATGGCCGCCGCGGGCTGGGTGCTGCGGCGGTCGGGACGGCTGGCGCGGATGCAGCGGATCGGGGGACGGCTGCGGAGACTCGCGCCCCGGCGGCTGCCCGGGCCACTGGCGGCCTGGACGGACACCCGGGACCTGCCCGAGGTGCCCCGGGAGTCCTTCCGCGACTGGTGGGACCGCACGGACGGAGGCCGCCGATGA
- a CDS encoding LutC/YkgG family protein: MSRSRDLILARVRQAVAGVPDVEIPRAYRGPSGTPSEPLGAASSETPPESPPETRDGRPDEIRLFEERLRDYRAVVHVVDEAGVPERVARSLAERGARRVAVPGGFPAAWTAAVRAERVADEPPLTAADLDALDGVLTTCAVAVAETGTIVLDAGPGQGRRALSLVPDYHLCVVRAGQVVAGVPDAVARLDPLRPLTWISGPSATSDIELNRVEGVHGPRTLEVLIVA; the protein is encoded by the coding sequence ATGAGCCGCTCCCGCGACCTGATCCTCGCCCGGGTCCGCCAAGCCGTCGCCGGCGTGCCCGACGTCGAGATCCCGCGTGCCTACCGCGGCCCGTCCGGGACGCCGTCCGAGCCCCTGGGCGCGGCCTCGTCGGAAACCCCGCCCGAGAGCCCGCCCGAGACCCGCGACGGGAGGCCGGACGAGATCAGGCTGTTCGAGGAACGGCTCCGGGACTATCGCGCGGTCGTCCACGTCGTGGACGAGGCGGGCGTGCCGGAGCGCGTCGCGCGGTCCCTCGCCGAGCGCGGGGCGCGGCGGGTCGCCGTGCCCGGAGGGTTCCCCGCGGCGTGGACGGCCGCCGTCCGCGCCGAGCGGGTCGCCGACGAGCCGCCGCTGACCGCCGCCGATCTCGACGCCCTGGACGGCGTGCTCACCACCTGCGCCGTGGCCGTCGCGGAGACCGGCACGATCGTCCTGGACGCCGGGCCCGGCCAGGGGCGGCGGGCGCTGTCGCTGGTGCCCGACTATCACCTGTGCGTGGTGCGGGCGGGCCAGGTCGTCGCCGGCGTCCCGGACGCGGTCGCCCGGCTGGACCCCCTCCGGCCCCTGACCTGGATCAGCGGTCCCTCCGCCACCAGCGACATCGAGCTGAACCGGGTGGAGGGCGTGCACGGCCCCCGCACGCTCGAAGTGCTGATCGTCGCCTGA
- a CDS encoding (Fe-S)-binding protein has protein sequence MRVALFVTCVNDTLFPATGRAVVTLLRRLGVDVEFPRGQTCCGQMHANTGYRDEAVRLARRSVAVLRGYDAVVVPSGSCAAMIREQYPRLAGASGPFADAVARVVPRTYELTEFVVDVLGVTDVGASFPHRVTYHPTCHSLRGVHLGDRPLALLRQVKGIDLVPLPGAEECCGFGGTFALKNADVSAAMCADKVRAVLDTGAEVLCAADNSCLMHIGGMLARQKSGVRVMHLAEILGAAEPVGATERPLSAR, from the coding sequence GTGCGGGTCGCCCTGTTCGTCACCTGCGTCAACGACACGCTCTTCCCGGCCACCGGGCGGGCGGTCGTGACGCTGCTGCGCCGGCTCGGCGTCGACGTCGAGTTCCCGCGCGGCCAGACCTGCTGCGGCCAGATGCACGCCAACACCGGCTACCGGGACGAGGCCGTACGGCTGGCCCGGCGCAGCGTGGCGGTCCTGCGCGGCTACGACGCGGTGGTCGTGCCCTCCGGTTCGTGCGCGGCGATGATCCGCGAGCAGTACCCGAGGCTGGCCGGGGCGTCCGGGCCCTTCGCCGACGCGGTGGCGCGGGTCGTGCCGAGGACGTACGAGCTCACCGAGTTCGTCGTCGACGTGCTGGGCGTGACCGACGTCGGTGCGAGCTTCCCGCACCGGGTCACCTACCACCCGACCTGCCATTCGCTGCGCGGCGTCCACCTCGGCGACCGGCCGCTGGCCCTGTTGCGCCAGGTGAAGGGGATCGACCTGGTGCCGCTGCCGGGCGCGGAGGAGTGCTGCGGCTTCGGCGGCACCTTCGCGCTGAAGAACGCCGACGTGTCGGCGGCGATGTGCGCCGACAAGGTGCGCGCGGTCCTCGACACCGGCGCCGAGGTGCTGTGCGCGGCCGACAACTCCTGCCTCATGCACATCGGCGGAATGCTCGCTCGGCAGAAGTCGGGCGTACGGGTGATGCATCTGGCCGAGATCCTCGGCGCGGCCGAGCCGGTCGGCGCCACTGAGCGTCCGCTGAGCGCCCGATGA
- a CDS encoding DUF4760 domain-containing protein has product MDLFGAATLAVSLLALAVSVATALRQIRIMHHNNQLPVLVELFQEFRSSEFQLAERYVVQRLRDEHDPGTGCMLLPEEAFLAVTKVVGFYSGCGAFMARKMADEGLVVPLLGYRASRAWDALEPFIRREREIRESSDRYASVFEDFVWRVRRHPSLEKAYGLRLRTLPPAPARDVPPPEPQTT; this is encoded by the coding sequence ATGGATCTGTTCGGCGCCGCCACGTTGGCGGTCTCTCTGCTCGCGCTCGCCGTGTCCGTCGCGACGGCACTGCGGCAGATACGGATAATGCACCACAACAACCAGCTCCCCGTTCTGGTCGAGCTGTTCCAAGAATTCCGGTCGTCGGAATTCCAGCTGGCCGAGCGGTACGTCGTCCAGCGACTGCGGGACGAGCACGATCCGGGAACGGGCTGCATGCTGCTGCCCGAGGAGGCGTTTCTCGCCGTCACCAAGGTCGTTGGCTTCTACAGCGGATGCGGCGCCTTCATGGCGCGGAAGATGGCGGACGAGGGGCTGGTCGTCCCGCTTCTCGGTTATCGGGCGAGCCGGGCGTGGGACGCGCTGGAGCCGTTCATCAGGAGGGAACGGGAAATCCGGGAGTCGAGCGACCGCTATGCCAGTGTTTTCGAGGACTTCGTGTGGCGGGTCCGGCGGCACCCGTCGCTGGAGAAGGCCTACGGCCTCCGCCTCAGAACGCTCCCGCCGGCCCCGGCCCGGGATGTTCCGCCCCCGGAGCCGCAAACGACATAA